The following proteins come from a genomic window of Columba livia isolate bColLiv1 breed racing homer chromosome 27, bColLiv1.pat.W.v2, whole genome shotgun sequence:
- the MEX3D gene encoding RNA-binding protein MEX3D, which produces MPGSIYQPEGGQPPRGPPRCLALLSPPPPAGQEPPPPEPEREGPPAQDEAAALRFALDQFSLLGLEEAGERGLRAAEAGGAGPEEPEAVAGGAGPGGLQARERGGGSPPAPGTASPPAAFGNFAPHLAPPAALLAEPLGSRKKSVNMTECVPVPSSEHVAEIVGRQGCKIKALRAKTNTYIKTPVRGEEPVFIVTGRKEDVEMAKREILSAAEHFSMIRATRNKVNGLTGAMQGPPNLPGQTTIQVRVPYRVVGLVVGPKGATIKRIQQQTHTYIVTPSRDKEPVFEVTGMPENVDRAREEIEAHITMRTGSFIDVNADNDFHSNGTDVCLDLQGSTGGLWAKAPHPARRPSAALRNDSLSSLGSTSTESFYSGRVADASPTSPYSTSSSFTFSEPPAPLGSEECDFGFDFLALDLTTPTTTIWSPFERSGNPLQAFSSCSSINGSQRRNSSTATPRHSPTLPESGGGGALEHPLARRIQSDPVSTLSWLPTQGSLSSFSNSTGYSSSSSLPGSISATSGSPTDSSSSDGPRKSSRECMVCFESEVIAALVPCGHNLFCMECAMRICGKAEPECPACHTPATQAIHIFS; this is translated from the exons ATGCCCGGCTCCATCTACCAGCCCGAGGGCGGGCAGCCCCCTCGCGGCCCGCCGCGCTGCCTGGCGCTGCTcagcccgccgccgcccgccggccAGGAGCCGCCGCCACCGGAGCCCGAGCGGGAGGGGCCGCCGGCGCAGGACGAAGCCGCCGCCCTGAGGTTCGCCCTGGACCAGTTCtcgctgctggggctggaggaggcggGCGAGCGCGGGCTGAGGGCGGCGGaggcgggcggcgcggggccggAGGAACCGGAGGCGGTGGCAGGaggagcggggccgggcggcctGCAGGCGcgggagcgcggcggcggctcccCCCCGGCTCCCGGCACCGCCTCCCCCCCGGCCGCCTTCGGGAACTTCGCCCCGCACCTGGCGCCGCCCGCCGCGCTGCTGGCAGAGCCGCTGGGCAGCAGGAAGAAGAGCGTGAACATGACCGAGTGCGTGCCCGTGCCCAGCTCCGAGCACGTCGCCGAGATCGTGGGCCGGCAAG GCTGCAAAATCAAAGCCCTTCGTGCCAAGACCAACACCTACATCAAGACGCCGGTCAGGGGCGAGGAGCCTGTTTTCATTGTgactgggaggaaggaggatgTGGAGATGGCGAAAAGGGAGATCCTCTCGGCCGCTGAGCACTTTTCCATGATCCGAGCGACACGCAACAAAGTGAATGGGCTGACGGGAGCGATGCAGGGACCCCCTAACCTGCCGGGACAGACCACCATCCAGGTCAGGGTCCCATACCgtgtggtggggctggtggtgggGCCCAAAGGAGCCACCATCAAGCGGATCCAGCAGCAGACACATACCTACATTGTGACACCCAGCCGGGACAAGGAGCCCGTCTTCGAGGTGACGGGCATGCCCGAGAACGTGGACCGGGCGAGGGAGGAGATCGAGGCGCACATCACCATGCGGACAGGCTCCTTCATTGATGTCAACGCCGACAACGACTTCCACTCCAACGGCACTGACGTCTGCCTGGACCTGCAGGGCAGCACGGGTGGCCTGTGGGCCAAAGCCCCCCACCCTGCCCGCCGCCCCTCGGCCGCCCTGCGCAATGACAGCCTCAGCTCCTTGGGCAGCACCTCGACTGAGTCCTTCTACAGCGGGCGGGTGGCGGAtgccagccccaccagcccctaCAGCACCAGCTCCAGCTTCACCTTCAGcgagcccccggccccgctgggCTCTGAGGAGTGTGACTTTGGCTTCGACTTCTTGGCCCTCGACCTCACAACACCCACTACCACCATCTGGTCACCCTTCGAACGCTCGGGCAACCCCTTGCAAGccttcagcagctgctcctccatCAACGGTTCGCAGAGACGCAACAGCAGCACGGCCACGCCACGCCACTCGCCCACCCTCCCTGAGAGTGGTGGGGGGGGAGCCCTGGAGCACCCCTTAGCTCGCCGCATCCAGAGCGACCCTGTCAGCACCTTGTCCTGGCTGCCCACCCAGGGCTCCTTGTCCTCCTTCTCCAACAGCACCGGctactcctcctcctcctccctgcctggcaGCATCTCCGCCACCTCGGGCTCGCCCACCGATTCCAGCAGCTCGGATGGGCCCCGCAAGAGCTCCCGGGAGTGCATGGTGTGTTTCGAGAGCGAGGTGATCGCCGCCCTGGTGCCCTGTGGCCACAACCTCTTCTGCATGGAATGCGCCATGCGCATCTGCGGCAAAGCCGAGCCCGAGTGCCCCGCATGCCACACTCCCGCCACGCAAGCCATCCACATCTTCTCTTAG